A region of Candidatus Megaera polyxenophila DNA encodes the following proteins:
- a CDS encoding phosphoglycerate mutase, with product MPFIHKSFYFLRHGETDWNKQQRIMGQSDIPLNKNGVLQAKTVAEKIQVLPIDAIVTSPLKRAYATAEIIGNKIRQPVFIENDLQEFCWGVMEGKVKGDCSYKDTPFEPEKWWKQGIVPTGAEAFSEFVSRAVKATNYHLPLYQSILFVAHGGIIMAILAAISKPPQRVDNTALFHFTPPDLGKTSWDVNIIN from the coding sequence ATGCCTTTTATACACAAGTCCTTTTACTTTTTACGTCACGGAGAGACTGACTGGAACAAACAGCAGAGAATTATGGGCCAGTCAGACATTCCGTTAAATAAAAACGGTGTCTTACAAGCAAAAACAGTAGCTGAGAAAATTCAAGTTTTACCAATTGATGCAATCGTTACCTCACCACTTAAAAGAGCTTATGCAACAGCAGAAATAATAGGCAATAAAATTCGCCAACCTGTCTTCATCGAAAATGACTTACAGGAATTTTGCTGGGGTGTTATGGAAGGAAAAGTAAAAGGGGATTGTTCTTACAAGGACACTCCTTTTGAACCAGAAAAATGGTGGAAACAGGGTATAGTACCGACGGGTGCGGAAGCTTTTTCCGAGTTTGTAAGTAGAGCAGTGAAAGCTACTAACTACCATTTACCCCTTTATCAAAGTATATTATTTGTAGCACACGGTGGTATAATTATGGCTATACTTGCAGCTATCAGCAAACCACCACAGAGGGTTGATAATACTGCTTTATTTCATTTCACGCCCCCTGATCTTGGTAAAACCTCTTGGGATGTTAATATAATTAACTAA
- a CDS encoding UDP-3-O-acylglucosamine N-acyltransferase: protein MSENRFCKNWGPFKLGQIASVIGANIAYNQTDLLIGDIKSLKDAGSGDLTFLSNKKYVAGLKVCKAAVCLVPLNFELESKIIPILLQVPNPYYAYALLVDLFYAPAKELKGWIAPSAFIAKSAKIGKNCYIDHNVVIEENVEIGDDCVIESGSFVDYGVRIGHRARIGSNVSISYALIGDDVVILPGARIGQDGFGFATHQGVHKKIYHTGSVIIGNNVEIGANTTIDRGSMNNTIIEDLCRIDNLVQIGHNVHIKKGAILVAQVGIAGSSVIGSYCALGGQVGVAGHITITDNVQIAGQGGVIQDIKESGIMGGTPAVPIKDWHRQTIILKKLINEKKK, encoded by the coding sequence GTGTCTGAAAATCGCTTCTGTAAAAATTGGGGCCCATTTAAATTAGGCCAGATTGCTTCTGTTATTGGTGCAAATATTGCATATAATCAAACTGATCTCTTGATAGGCGATATCAAATCCTTAAAAGATGCAGGTAGTGGGGATTTAACGTTTCTAAGCAATAAAAAATATGTAGCTGGGCTTAAAGTGTGTAAAGCAGCTGTCTGTCTTGTTCCTCTAAATTTCGAGCTAGAGTCTAAAATCATCCCTATTCTGCTTCAAGTACCAAATCCTTATTATGCTTACGCTTTGCTAGTTGATTTATTTTATGCTCCGGCAAAAGAACTGAAAGGGTGGATAGCACCTTCCGCATTTATAGCTAAATCTGCTAAAATTGGTAAAAATTGTTATATAGATCATAATGTGGTAATAGAAGAAAATGTTGAGATAGGAGATGATTGCGTAATTGAATCAGGTAGTTTCGTTGATTACGGTGTCCGAATTGGCCACAGAGCTAGAATTGGTTCAAATGTATCTATTTCTTATGCGTTAATAGGTGATGATGTAGTAATCCTACCTGGAGCTAGAATCGGACAGGACGGTTTCGGTTTTGCTACTCATCAAGGGGTGCATAAAAAAATATATCATACGGGATCGGTAATAATAGGCAATAATGTTGAAATCGGCGCAAACACAACTATTGATCGAGGTTCGATGAATAATACAATAATTGAGGATTTATGTAGAATAGATAATTTAGTTCAAATAGGTCATAATGTTCACATAAAAAAAGGTGCAATTCTGGTAGCGCAGGTGGGTATTGCTGGTAGTAGTGTGATAGGTTCTTATTGTGCACTTGGAGGGCAGGTAGGAGTGGCAGGACATATTACCATTACTGATAATGTACAAATTGCTGGTCAAGGCGGGGTAATTCAGGATATAAAGGAATCAGGAATTATGGGAGGAACGCCGGCTGTTCCGATAAAGGACTGGCATAGGCAGACCATAATTTTAAAAAAATTAATTAATGAAAAAAAGAAATGA
- a CDS encoding 3-hydroxyacyl-ACP dehydratase — protein sequence MNTQEDTSMDINQIMSIIPHRYPFLLIDRIKEIILGESIIGIKNITFNEPQFTGHFPSRPIMPGVLIIEAMAQLSAVLVAKSMETTEDKEVFFMSIEESKFRKIVEPGDCLVMYSSIVQNRGSVWKFKARAEVDGKIASEAVFTAMVRDKNKG from the coding sequence ATGAATACGCAAGAAGATACATCAATGGATATCAATCAAATAATGTCGATAATACCTCATAGGTATCCTTTTTTATTGATAGATAGAATTAAAGAAATAATTTTAGGGGAATCTATAATTGGTATTAAAAATATAACTTTTAATGAACCTCAATTTACTGGACATTTCCCAAGCAGGCCGATAATGCCAGGAGTTTTAATTATTGAAGCAATGGCGCAATTATCAGCTGTGCTAGTGGCTAAATCCATGGAGACTACTGAAGATAAAGAAGTATTTTTTATGTCTATTGAGGAATCAAAATTTAGGAAAATAGTAGAACCGGGGGATTGTCTGGTTATGTATTCTAGTATAGTTCAAAACCGTGGTTCTGTTTGGAAATTCAAGGCACGTGCAGAAGTTGACGGTAAAATCGCATCGGAAGCAGTTTTTACTGCAATGGTAAGAGATAAAAATAAAGGATAA
- a CDS encoding acyl-ACP-UDP-N-acetylglucosamine O-acyltransferase codes for MIHKSALVSKKAKIGNNVKIGPFSIIGDKAIIGDNVEIKSHVVIEGRVTIGEATIIYPFASLCYPQTLKYQGEDSEIIIGKNNTIREYVTIQHGTEDGSMRTTIGDNCLFMVGVHIAHNCTVGNNVIFANYVSLAGHVNVGDFAIIGGLSAVQQFVRVGSHTMIGGISAVVRDLVPYGLATSDRAHLEGLNLVGMNRRGFDKQQSLEASKVIREIFNENSENVFTKRIELARENYPDNKIVQEIAEFLLADKNRSFCGFK; via the coding sequence ATGATACATAAGAGTGCCCTAGTTAGTAAAAAGGCTAAAATTGGAAATAATGTAAAAATAGGACCATTTTCAATTATTGGCGATAAGGCTATTATTGGGGATAACGTAGAAATAAAATCACATGTGGTTATTGAGGGGAGAGTGACAATTGGTGAAGCAACAATTATTTATCCATTTGCTTCCTTATGTTATCCACAGACTTTAAAATATCAGGGGGAAGATTCAGAAATTATTATTGGTAAAAACAATACAATTCGAGAATATGTAACGATTCAGCATGGAACTGAGGACGGTTCAATGCGTACTACTATTGGTGATAATTGCTTATTTATGGTAGGTGTTCATATTGCCCATAATTGTACTGTCGGCAATAATGTAATTTTTGCTAATTATGTTAGTCTTGCTGGTCATGTTAATGTAGGGGACTTTGCAATTATCGGAGGTCTTTCAGCTGTGCAGCAGTTTGTTAGAGTGGGCTCTCATACAATGATAGGTGGGATATCTGCGGTAGTAAGAGATCTTGTTCCTTATGGCCTTGCAACAAGTGATAGGGCTCACCTGGAAGGTCTTAATTTGGTTGGTATGAATAGGCGTGGTTTTGATAAACAGCAATCTCTGGAAGCAAGCAAAGTAATAAGAGAGATATTTAATGAAAATTCCGAAAATGTTTTTACTAAACGCATTGAACTTGCTCGGGAGAATTACCCCGATAATAAAATTGTCCAAGAGATAGCTGAATTTCTTCTGGCCGATAAAAACAGGAGTTTTTGTGGTTTTAAATAA
- a CDS encoding UDP-2,3-diacylglucosamine pyrophosphatase, which produces MVLNKNNLGIIAGSGLLPSEIADLHLKQGGNVYIAVLEGETDILHITKYQYKQFPIGSVGALLEYFRENNVKEIIIIGGITRPDLKSVKVDKAGSLLIAKILKEKFLGDDNILKIISDFIESKGFKVISPKTLLELGTYEKLYVSNKLPSKQDQIDIELGSQVIKSLSNLDIGQSVIIADGYVLGIEAAEGTDALIRRCELLRKTERGGVLVKMAKLTQDMRLDLPTIGPDTIFYLAKHGYNGLAIQKSGVIIVKPAETLTLLNEHDLFISYI; this is translated from the coding sequence GTGGTTTTAAATAAGAATAACTTAGGTATTATCGCTGGAAGTGGGCTGTTGCCCTCTGAGATTGCAGATTTACACTTAAAACAAGGAGGCAATGTTTATATTGCTGTTCTGGAAGGGGAAACCGATATTTTACACATTACTAAATATCAGTACAAGCAGTTCCCGATAGGATCGGTTGGGGCACTTCTTGAGTATTTTAGAGAAAATAATGTAAAAGAAATTATTATCATCGGCGGTATAACAAGGCCTGATTTAAAATCGGTGAAAGTAGATAAAGCAGGTTCTCTCTTAATAGCTAAAATTTTAAAGGAAAAATTTTTAGGTGATGATAATATATTAAAGATAATTTCTGATTTTATTGAATCGAAAGGTTTCAAAGTTATTTCCCCTAAAACTTTATTAGAGCTTGGCACTTATGAAAAATTATATGTGAGTAATAAATTGCCTTCTAAACAGGATCAAATAGATATTGAGCTTGGCTCGCAAGTTATTAAATCTTTAAGCAATCTTGATATCGGGCAGTCAGTTATCATTGCTGATGGTTATGTACTTGGTATTGAAGCTGCAGAAGGAACTGACGCTTTAATTAGGCGCTGTGAATTGCTCAGAAAAACTGAAAGAGGAGGGGTTCTGGTTAAAATGGCCAAGTTAACGCAGGATATGCGTCTTGATCTACCGACAATTGGCCCAGATACTATATTTTACCTTGCGAAACATGGCTATAATGGCCTTGCTATCCAAAAATCCGGGGTGATAATTGTAAAACCTGCAGAAACCCTTACACTACTTAATGAACACGATTTATTTATATCTTACATATGA
- a CDS encoding peptidase translates to MNKFSSCIIIIFLWGIASSNVVFANSYSSIYYTITPLFGNKAPAIKVTADIRGDIKDQLVVDLPCRWASGEYVEQLKEVKVDNFSYRIISNNELCNQLIIATPKSTDRVIINYEIHQKKGDPAEVHEAIIRTDLVHSVGYGIFAIPNDAREAGEVSFSIEWKEMPSKWKTISSYGIAQFLNFRAKAQELLHAIYAAGNLRMYQIADNKNPVFLSLYGSFDIKDGLIVTSLQEIVKTQRSFFNDHDFPYYVISLIEGNDTNSMGGTRLYDSFAAYLPKGMKHLDYYILFAHEHLHNWLGGKIHNNGRDSLDYWWSEGFTDYYARVLALRSGGISLEEFIDECNQILRNYYLSPVINQPNTTIKNSYWKNENVQKLPYTRGFVFAIYLNSLIKLHDDTKSIDNIILDLFKIAKQQPFSVKSFKESAKNYIFQGIEQEIARFIDQGKIIDLTAAASILPLEKIKMGPYERGFNRDKILKNKIIHNINPNSNAYKAGLRNGDKVVEFSFPKGSDPDQIATIKTINKTFKFRPESDNKKEIYQFKSNLSSEDKLKIKRFFGVEI, encoded by the coding sequence ATGAATAAATTTAGTAGCTGTATTATAATTATTTTCTTATGGGGTATTGCATCGTCTAATGTTGTTTTTGCTAATAGCTATTCCTCAATTTATTATACCATTACTCCTTTATTCGGAAATAAAGCACCGGCAATAAAAGTAACGGCAGATATTAGAGGGGATATAAAGGATCAATTAGTTGTTGATTTGCCATGCAGATGGGCTAGCGGTGAATATGTAGAACAGCTGAAAGAGGTTAAGGTAGATAATTTTAGCTATCGCATAATTTCAAATAATGAACTTTGCAACCAGCTGATCATAGCAACACCTAAGTCTACTGATAGAGTTATTATAAATTATGAGATTCATCAAAAAAAGGGTGATCCGGCCGAAGTCCATGAAGCAATTATCCGTACAGATTTAGTACATAGTGTCGGTTATGGAATATTTGCCATACCAAATGATGCACGAGAGGCAGGTGAAGTATCTTTTTCTATAGAATGGAAAGAAATGCCGAGTAAATGGAAAACGATTTCATCTTACGGGATTGCTCAGTTCCTCAATTTTAGAGCAAAAGCGCAGGAATTACTACATGCAATTTATGCGGCAGGAAACTTACGTATGTATCAGATTGCTGATAATAAAAATCCGGTTTTCTTGTCACTCTATGGGTCTTTTGATATTAAAGATGGCTTAATTGTTACTTCACTTCAAGAGATTGTTAAAACTCAAAGGTCGTTCTTTAATGATCATGATTTTCCTTATTATGTTATAAGTTTAATTGAAGGAAATGATACAAATTCAATGGGAGGAACTAGATTATACGATAGTTTTGCAGCTTATTTACCAAAAGGCATGAAGCATTTGGATTATTATATTCTTTTTGCCCATGAGCATTTACATAATTGGCTAGGAGGTAAAATACATAATAATGGGCGAGACAGCTTGGATTATTGGTGGAGTGAAGGATTTACTGATTATTATGCAAGGGTTCTAGCATTACGTTCTGGAGGTATTTCGCTTGAAGAATTTATTGATGAATGCAATCAAATATTGAGAAATTACTACTTATCTCCTGTGATAAATCAACCTAACACCACGATCAAAAATAGTTACTGGAAAAATGAAAATGTACAAAAACTTCCGTATACTCGCGGTTTTGTTTTTGCTATTTACCTAAATAGCCTTATTAAACTCCATGATGATACAAAATCTATAGATAATATTATATTAGATCTGTTTAAAATCGCAAAACAACAACCATTTTCTGTAAAATCTTTTAAAGAGAGCGCTAAAAACTATATATTCCAAGGGATTGAACAGGAAATTGCTAGATTTATAGATCAAGGAAAAATAATTGATTTAACTGCTGCTGCCTCTATTTTACCTCTGGAAAAAATAAAAATGGGTCCGTATGAGCGTGGTTTTAATAGGGATAAAATCTTAAAAAACAAAATTATACATAATATTAACCCTAACAGTAACGCTTATAAAGCCGGATTAAGAAATGGAGATAAAGTAGTAGAATTTAGTTTTCCTAAAGGCTCTGATCCTGATCAGATAGCAACAATAAAAACAATTAATAAAACATTTAAATTCAGACCAGAGAGTGATAATAAAAAAGAAATATATCAATTTAAATCAAACTTATCCTCAGAAGATAAGCTGAAAATCAAAAGATTCTTTGGAGTTGAAATTTAA
- a CDS encoding peptidase translates to MLRFLILATKLSLALAILGIAVVIAILWHFSQDLPDYSQLKEYHPPCVTRIYSADGKLIEEYAKEKRIFVPINSVPKSLAQAFIAAEDKNFYSHPGIDIFSIIRAAFANVSHVINGTRFEGGSTITQQVVKNFLLTSERSIERKVKEAILSYMISQVLSKDQILELYLNQLFLGKGYGVAAAALGYFNKSVEELSIAESAFLASLPKAPSQYGSEKNYERALARRNYVIGRMYDDGYITEKEARDSINEPLKLVKQDKVQTLDADYYAEQVRSEVIGMFGEEYFYTAGLTIISCVDSKLQESAANALRFGIKTYDMKRGYRGPLRNIPLTNWQKDLEALPRPVGLRHYKLAVVLNVENSRAKIGLRDGKTAFIKLADMARTKTNLNSARDLLKNGDVIVVEKIENDYKLQQIPEVNGGIMVVEPYTGRVLAAEGGYDYDISKFDRTTQAKRQPGSLIKPFVYLAALENGAKPNDLFPDSPIEIYQGAGMPVWKPKNWDNKFMGTMTLRKGLEKSRNSITVRVGQIAGLRKIAETFKRFGINDNPSPKIHSIVLGALETTLERMTMAYSIIANKGRKVTPHYIELIKDRKGNVLYRRDYTECMECKEYKHDETGNALLPIIPVSSGHIITDDATDYQITSILMGAIQRGTGQAAKIIPKVIAGKTGTSNEGKDTWFIGFTPRIVVGTYIGYDIPRSLGKSATGATVALPIFINFMNNGYKDIESVDFEIPKSINLIPVNYDTGKPSTEKGSIIEAFKANYYDTELKNLESKTQLEDFFDPFSKIQDNIILPKEDPSEEIY, encoded by the coding sequence ATGCTTAGATTTTTAATCCTTGCAACTAAGCTAAGTTTAGCCCTTGCTATTTTGGGGATTGCAGTTGTAATTGCTATTCTATGGCACTTTAGCCAAGATCTGCCGGATTATTCACAATTAAAAGAATATCATCCTCCCTGCGTAACTAGGATTTATTCAGCAGATGGAAAATTGATTGAAGAATATGCGAAAGAAAAGAGAATTTTTGTCCCGATAAATAGCGTACCTAAGTCTCTTGCACAAGCCTTTATAGCAGCTGAAGATAAAAATTTTTATAGTCATCCCGGTATTGATATATTCAGTATTATCAGAGCGGCATTTGCAAATGTTTCTCATGTTATTAATGGTACTAGATTTGAGGGCGGATCAACTATTACTCAACAAGTTGTAAAAAACTTTCTATTAACTTCGGAAAGGTCGATTGAAAGGAAAGTTAAAGAAGCCATACTTTCCTATATGATTTCTCAGGTTTTGTCCAAAGACCAAATTCTAGAGCTATATTTAAATCAGCTCTTTTTAGGAAAAGGTTATGGGGTTGCAGCTGCAGCGCTTGGTTATTTTAACAAATCAGTAGAAGAATTATCTATCGCTGAATCTGCTTTTTTGGCTTCGCTTCCCAAAGCCCCGTCGCAATATGGCTCTGAGAAAAATTACGAAAGGGCACTAGCTCGAAGAAATTACGTAATCGGACGCATGTATGATGATGGATATATTACTGAAAAAGAAGCAAGAGACTCAATAAATGAACCACTAAAACTCGTTAAACAAGATAAAGTTCAGACTCTAGATGCAGATTATTATGCCGAGCAAGTGCGGTCGGAAGTAATAGGCATGTTTGGTGAAGAGTATTTCTATACAGCAGGTTTAACCATTATCAGTTGTGTAGATTCCAAGTTACAGGAAAGTGCCGCTAACGCTTTAAGGTTCGGTATTAAGACTTATGATATGAAAAGAGGTTACAGAGGGCCTCTTAGGAATATCCCTTTAACTAATTGGCAGAAAGATTTAGAAGCTCTTCCAAGACCGGTTGGGTTAAGGCATTACAAACTCGCAGTAGTATTAAACGTTGAAAACTCTCGTGCAAAAATAGGATTACGTGACGGTAAAACGGCCTTTATTAAACTGGCGGATATGGCTCGGACAAAAACAAATCTGAATTCAGCGAGGGATTTACTTAAAAACGGTGATGTTATAGTAGTCGAAAAAATAGAAAATGATTATAAACTACAACAGATACCAGAGGTTAATGGCGGTATAATGGTAGTTGAACCTTATACGGGAAGGGTTCTGGCCGCAGAAGGCGGTTATGATTACGATATAAGCAAATTTGATAGAACTACCCAAGCAAAAAGGCAACCTGGTTCTTTAATCAAGCCTTTTGTTTATTTAGCAGCCCTTGAAAATGGTGCTAAACCTAATGATTTATTTCCCGATTCTCCTATTGAAATTTATCAAGGCGCAGGAATGCCTGTATGGAAACCTAAAAATTGGGACAACAAATTTATGGGCACAATGACCCTGCGGAAAGGATTGGAAAAATCGCGTAACAGTATCACTGTTAGAGTTGGACAGATAGCAGGTCTTAGAAAAATTGCTGAAACCTTTAAAAGGTTCGGTATTAACGATAATCCCTCGCCAAAAATCCATTCAATTGTTCTTGGAGCTCTGGAAACCACTCTCGAGCGGATGACTATGGCTTATAGCATTATCGCTAATAAGGGACGAAAAGTTACACCACATTATATCGAATTAATTAAAGATAGAAAAGGCAATGTCCTCTACCGTAGGGATTATACGGAATGTATGGAATGTAAGGAATATAAACATGATGAAACTGGCAATGCATTACTGCCGATAATTCCAGTATCGTCAGGACATATCATTACCGATGATGCCACAGATTATCAAATTACTTCTATTTTAATGGGGGCAATCCAAAGAGGAACTGGGCAGGCAGCAAAAATCATTCCTAAAGTTATAGCCGGTAAAACTGGTACAAGTAACGAGGGGAAAGACACCTGGTTTATAGGATTTACCCCCAGAATAGTAGTAGGTACTTATATCGGTTATGATATTCCTCGAAGCCTCGGAAAAAGTGCAACTGGCGCTACTGTTGCACTCCCAATATTTATAAATTTTATGAATAACGGTTACAAGGATATTGAATCTGTTGATTTTGAGATACCAAAATCAATTAATTTAATTCCAGTAAACTATGATACTGGTAAACCATCAACAGAAAAAGGTTCAATAATAGAAGCTTTTAAAGCAAATTATTATGATACAGAATTAAAGAATTTGGAAAGTAAAACCCAGTTAGAAGACTTTTTCGATCCTTTCTCAAAAATCCAGGACAATATTATATTACCAAAAGAAGATCCGTCAGAGGAAATATATTAA
- a CDS encoding lipoprotein, producing the protein MNNIKQKFTKFIISFCFLLVLTACESSNNNTNSKKSLSNNTITEVALLLPLSGENELLAKQYAGMIKMGLGDGAKTKIKVTSYDCSDEIKLKESIKRILEQKIKIIIGPIYSKDTKVLSAAIKDKDVIALSLSNDPTLADNNMFIFGHAPMRQIEQITTYLINNEYKNYVILLPTGRHTQIVSKIIQNIIANKEATLSRMEFYNNTDEDIEKAVNIVSDTVSNLNEQDEILKRPVVIVGDDPENLKRIYQFAKNFNLDKKAVIAGDNRIDVIDDKQFEIIYTGSITLENGNLKQRAATLGINYFSFMHALAYDAGKIVASNIIGNYRQEDFLTRLKSSKKFSGVSGKLYFIDSIAQREYEIIKKQNGVYTLQDNYPKAEIEEKVLSIPNN; encoded by the coding sequence ATGAACAACATAAAACAAAAATTTACAAAATTCATTATTTCTTTTTGTTTTCTATTGGTTCTTACTGCTTGTGAATCTAGTAACAATAACACTAATAGTAAAAAAAGCTTATCAAATAATACCATTACTGAAGTTGCGCTTTTACTACCATTATCTGGTGAAAATGAATTACTCGCAAAACAATACGCTGGAATGATAAAAATGGGATTAGGAGATGGCGCTAAAACAAAAATTAAAGTAACTTCTTATGACTGTTCTGATGAAATTAAATTAAAAGAATCCATTAAAAGAATATTAGAACAAAAAATTAAGATCATAATTGGGCCGATATATTCTAAAGATACTAAGGTTCTCTCTGCAGCGATCAAAGATAAAGACGTAATTGCTCTATCTCTTTCAAATGACCCAACATTAGCTGATAATAATATGTTTATCTTTGGTCATGCTCCTATGAGACAAATCGAACAAATTACTACTTATCTAATAAATAACGAATATAAGAATTATGTAATTTTATTACCAACCGGTAGACACACACAAATTGTTAGCAAAATAATTCAGAATATTATAGCAAATAAAGAAGCAACACTTAGTAGAATGGAATTTTATAATAATACTGATGAAGATATAGAGAAAGCAGTTAATATTGTTTCTGATACTGTAAGTAATTTAAATGAACAGGATGAGATTTTGAAAAGGCCGGTAGTCATAGTGGGTGATGACCCAGAAAATTTAAAAAGGATATACCAATTTGCAAAAAATTTTAATTTAGATAAAAAAGCTGTTATCGCAGGCGATAACAGAATAGATGTAATCGATGATAAGCAATTTGAAATTATTTACACCGGATCAATTACTCTGGAAAATGGCAACCTAAAGCAAAGAGCTGCTACTTTAGGCATAAATTACTTCTCCTTTATGCACGCTCTTGCTTATGATGCTGGAAAGATAGTTGCAAGTAACATAATCGGTAATTACAGACAGGAAGATTTTTTAACTAGATTAAAAAGTTCCAAAAAGTTTTCGGGTGTATCGGGCAAGTTATATTTTATAGATTCTATAGCCCAGCGTGAATACGAAATTATCAAAAAGCAGAATGGAGTATACACTCTACAAGATAACTATCCAAAAGCAGAGATAGAGGAAAAAGTTTTATCAATTCCTAATAATTAA
- a CDS encoding 16S rRNA (cytidine(1402)-2'-O)-methyltransferase, with protein MNFRPGLYIVSTPIGNLNDITIRALENLKNSDIILCEDTRISAKLLAKHNITGSLSIYNDKSDETTRKYIIKNIEAGKVVSLISDAGTPLISDPGYKLVREVKEKGYFIDIAPGVSAPIAALTLSGLPSDRFIFAGFLPKTDIGREKVFLEFAEVDATLIFFDRSTRIVDSLQAALKILGNREANVSRELTKLFQESRTVDIESLIKYYSQNLPKGEIVLLISGKKSLESSEEKLITEIKNLLILGTHTKGITQQLFQKYHKHYKKSKIYKICNSLKGTKHRI; from the coding sequence ATGAATTTTAGACCCGGGCTTTATATAGTATCAACTCCAATTGGTAACTTAAACGACATTACCATTCGGGCGCTTGAGAATCTAAAGAACTCTGATATTATTTTATGTGAGGATACCAGAATATCAGCAAAATTACTAGCAAAACATAATATCACCGGCTCTCTTTCCATATATAATGACAAAAGTGATGAGACAACTCGTAAATACATAATAAAAAATATAGAAGCCGGTAAAGTTGTTTCTTTAATTTCTGATGCCGGAACGCCGTTAATTTCTGATCCCGGATATAAATTGGTTAGAGAAGTAAAAGAAAAAGGATATTTTATTGATATAGCACCTGGGGTTTCTGCTCCGATAGCAGCATTAACTCTTTCGGGTTTACCCTCTGACCGGTTTATATTTGCTGGGTTTCTTCCCAAAACGGATATAGGAAGGGAAAAGGTTTTTTTAGAATTTGCAGAAGTCGATGCAACACTTATCTTTTTTGACAGATCTACCAGAATAGTGGATTCGTTGCAGGCTGCATTAAAAATTCTCGGTAATCGAGAAGCTAATGTTTCTAGAGAATTGACCAAGCTCTTTCAGGAATCGAGAACGGTTGATATAGAAAGTTTAATAAAATATTACAGTCAGAATTTACCCAAAGGAGAGATAGTATTATTGATTTCCGGTAAAAAATCACTTGAATCATCTGAGGAAAAACTAATCACAGAAATTAAAAATTTACTTATTCTGGGTACGCACACAAAAGGTATTACTCAACAATTGTTTCAAAAATACCACAAACATTACAAAAAAAGTAAAATTTATAAAATTTGTAATTCTCTAAAAGGAACAAAGCATAGAATCTAG
- a CDS encoding transposase codes for MNFFEFNKQFPTELDCIKYFITIRYNNKPVCRHCGSDRLTHRRDTPKNFQCIFCNKGFSIFKGTIFEKSDTDLRKWFYAIHLFLNSKKGISGYQLKREIGVTYKTAWRMLKQIRLAMGNIENQQFFGTLIEVDETYVGGRPRKKNNRDDDNDNLPPVNKRGRGTKKNVVVGCIDKINKSVFAKVMIKNNDGKKLTGKQLLDVLNQVITQDSVIISDEFKGYNILGKKTSHIHLRVDHTKEYVASGNIHTNNMENFWGTLKRGILGIYHHVSAKHLQKYVDEFAFRYNTRENGCVFNLILQQAVF; via the coding sequence ATGAACTTTTTTGAATTTAACAAACAGTTTCCTACTGAACTTGATTGTATAAAGTACTTTATCACAATTAGGTATAATAATAAACCCGTTTGCAGACATTGCGGGAGCGACAGATTAACACACAGAAGAGATACACCTAAAAATTTTCAATGTATCTTCTGTAATAAAGGTTTCTCAATCTTCAAAGGGACAATATTTGAGAAGTCTGACACTGATTTACGTAAATGGTTTTATGCTATTCACTTGTTTTTAAATAGTAAAAAAGGTATATCAGGCTACCAACTAAAAAGAGAAATAGGCGTTACTTATAAAACGGCTTGGCGTATGCTTAAGCAAATCAGGCTTGCTATGGGTAATATTGAAAACCAGCAATTTTTTGGTACTTTAATTGAAGTGGATGAGACCTATGTAGGCGGTAGACCTAGGAAGAAAAACAATAGAGATGATGATAACGATAACTTACCACCAGTAAATAAAAGGGGGCGTGGTACTAAAAAGAACGTTGTTGTTGGTTGTATTGATAAGATAAATAAGTCTGTATTTGCTAAAGTTATGATTAAAAACAACGATGGCAAGAAATTAACAGGTAAGCAGCTATTAGATGTATTGAATCAAGTTATAACCCAAGATAGCGTCATTATTAGCGATGAGTTCAAAGGATATAATATCCTCGGTAAGAAAACAAGCCATATCCATTTAAGAGTAGACCATACGAAAGAATATGTAGCCAGCGGTAACATTCACACCAACAATATGGAGAACTTTTGGGGAACTCTAAAGCGTGGAATACTCGGCATATATCACCACGTATCAGCTAAGCATCTTCAAAAGTATGTTGATGAGTTTGCTTTTAGATATAATACTAGAGAAAATGGTTGTGTATTTAATTTGATTTTACAACAGGCGGTTTTCTAA